In the genome of Acetobacter oryzifermentans, one region contains:
- the glpK gene encoding glycerol kinase GlpK, with translation MSKQDCVLAIDQGTTSTRSIVFDRDAQELAAAREEFAQHYPKAGWVEHCPEDIWKDVVNTARTALEKSGAADRVAGIGITNQRETIVVWERATGKPIHRAIVWQDRRTANVCQKLRDEGAETLVRERTGLLIDPYFSATKLAWLLDNVPQARERAEKGELAFGTIDSFILWRLTGGKVHATDVTNASRTMLFDIHRQQWDEDLLRLFRVPAALLPEVKDSSCIYGETDPELFGRSIPIAGIAGDQQAAVVGQACFTPGMAKATYGTGCFLLLNTGDKPVTSRNRMLTTIAYRINGKTTYALEGSIFVAGAAIKWLRDGLHLITHASQTDDMATRVPDSHGVYMVPGFVGLGAPHWDPDARGLICGLTLDSSAAHIARAALESVAYQTLDLVTAMMQDGGGTTDSIRVDGGMSANDWYCQFLADMLQAKVERPRNVETTALGAGFLAGIATGVWDSEQTVASEWARGSLFEPKMENEQRRTMIAGWHQAVKRTLSTYTGS, from the coding sequence ATGAGTAAGCAAGACTGTGTCCTGGCTATTGATCAGGGAACGACATCAACACGCAGCATTGTCTTTGATCGTGATGCGCAGGAACTCGCTGCCGCCAGAGAGGAGTTTGCACAGCATTACCCCAAGGCGGGTTGGGTAGAACACTGCCCGGAAGATATCTGGAAAGATGTCGTTAACACCGCACGCACAGCGCTGGAGAAATCTGGCGCGGCAGACCGGGTGGCGGGCATTGGCATTACCAACCAGCGCGAAACCATTGTGGTGTGGGAACGCGCCACTGGTAAGCCTATCCACCGCGCCATTGTCTGGCAGGATCGGCGCACGGCCAATGTGTGCCAGAAACTGCGTGATGAAGGCGCAGAAACACTGGTGCGCGAACGCACCGGGCTTTTGATTGATCCGTATTTTTCTGCCACCAAGCTGGCATGGCTGCTGGATAACGTGCCTCAGGCCCGTGAGCGTGCAGAAAAAGGCGAGCTGGCTTTTGGCACCATTGATTCCTTCATTCTGTGGCGTCTGACTGGCGGCAAGGTGCATGCAACGGATGTCACCAACGCATCTCGCACCATGTTGTTTGATATCCACCGCCAACAGTGGGATGAAGACCTTCTGCGTCTTTTCCGCGTACCTGCGGCACTTTTGCCAGAAGTGAAAGATAGCAGCTGCATTTACGGTGAAACTGATCCCGAACTGTTCGGCCGATCCATTCCTATCGCAGGTATTGCGGGGGATCAGCAGGCCGCTGTGGTCGGGCAGGCGTGCTTTACACCAGGCATGGCCAAGGCCACCTATGGCACGGGCTGCTTTTTGCTGCTGAATACGGGGGATAAACCCGTAACATCTCGCAACCGCATGCTCACCACCATTGCCTACCGTATTAATGGCAAAACCACCTACGCGCTGGAAGGCTCTATTTTTGTGGCGGGTGCCGCTATCAAATGGTTGCGTGATGGGCTGCACCTGATCACCCACGCATCTCAAACCGATGATATGGCGACACGTGTGCCAGATAGCCACGGCGTTTACATGGTGCCGGGGTTTGTAGGCCTAGGCGCCCCGCATTGGGACCCTGATGCACGCGGGCTGATCTGCGGCCTAACGCTGGATTCAAGTGCTGCGCATATTGCCCGCGCTGCTTTGGAATCCGTAGCCTATCAGACGCTCGATCTGGTTACGGCCATGATGCAGGATGGCGGTGGCACCACAGATAGCATTCGCGTAGATGGCGGCATGTCTGCCAATGACTGGTACTGCCAGTTTCTTGCAGACATGCTGCAAGCCAAGGTGGAGCGTCCACGCAATGTGGAAACCACCGCTCTGGGCGCAGGCTTTCTGGCGGGCATTGCAACAGGTGTGTGGGATAGCGAGCAGACCGTGGCTTCCGAATGGGCACGGGGCTCTCTATTTGAACCTAAAATGGAAAATGAACAGCGCCGCACCATGATTGCCGGATGGCATCAGGCGGTTAAGCGCACTCTTAGCACCTATACGGGCAGCTAA
- a CDS encoding copper chaperone PCu(A)C — MKRSHFAVLFCAALSCSAYALPQALADNQPSQPVLPEQVDAQKDITIFDTSLHLASEGEPATVYFALSNASETAHLLTGVSSPVCQKLVGHHADQESTGGTRVLFTHLALPGNSTLVFPPGGYHLLCFGLSNNVHANQNVPFTFTFMGGSSKTVSVPVQDAGTDAESDHKPD; from the coding sequence ATGAAACGCAGCCATTTTGCTGTTCTGTTCTGTGCAGCTCTTTCTTGTTCAGCCTATGCCTTACCGCAGGCATTGGCTGATAATCAGCCTTCCCAGCCCGTTTTGCCGGAGCAGGTGGATGCTCAAAAGGATATTACCATATTTGACACATCTTTGCATCTGGCATCGGAAGGAGAACCGGCAACAGTTTATTTTGCCCTGTCCAATGCCAGTGAAACCGCGCATCTGCTTACGGGGGTAAGTTCTCCCGTTTGCCAGAAACTGGTGGGCCACCATGCCGATCAGGAAAGCACAGGTGGTACTAGGGTGCTGTTTACCCATCTTGCCCTGCCGGGCAACTCTACACTGGTGTTTCCGCCGGGCGGGTACCACCTGCTCTGCTTTGGCCTTTCCAATAACGTGCATGCCAATCAGAACGTGCCGTTTACATTTACATTTATGGGTGGATCTTCAAAAACCGTATCTGTTCCTGTTCAGGATGCAGGCACAGATGCAGAAAGCGACCATAAGCCAGACTGA